From the genome of Tachypleus tridentatus isolate NWPU-2018 chromosome 6, ASM421037v1, whole genome shotgun sequence:
tacattttgtgtatcttcatgaaatttctCAGGTTTCAAGTAAGCATTAATTGTCTTACTACGAGCTTCGTCCTAGGGGCAGAcacacttaaatatttaaaacagcatGCATATGTTCATGAAATTTTGCTAATTAGAAGTAAATGTTGCAATGTATTTGTACAAAAAcatcaatttttaaaattatattaatgattcTTTTTAAAATCATGACTgacttgttctttttttttcagatgttgACTGTCAAACATGaaggtaattttgattttaagttcCAAAATATTTCCATGCATCaaaaaattatcatatttcacatgcaaaatatttttttgttggaaaactataatttatgttttttcacTACTGTATCTCTGTACAGGTTTGGTTAATTTGACTTGCTCCTCGTAATtaccataaaatttaaaaatagatataCATTAACAGAAAACCACAAATGTTTTGTCTAAACCACTTAAATcccataacattatacatctaatatttctattatttttaattcaatgatCATTCAGCTGTGTCCTACCAACATTACGGAAGTTTCAATGATATGGCACACATGCACTGCTGTTAccatatcaaataatataaatctgAACTTTACATAGTGACTTGTGTTGGCATTGTAAAatgcagtcacatttcagttataatacattacatatgagtgtgtgtgtgtgtgtgtgtgtgtgtgcattattACTagttacaaataagttcttaaatagCAGTTATTTTCCTTATcacataaaacagtaaagaaagaaGTGTAGAAAACAATGATCTTTGTACTCCACTGCAAAAAGTTGTGAGCCTTGTCAAATTTTGTATGTGGAGAatgtaaaacaacattttttggggttttataaatgtttcaaactaacaaaaacaaaaacatatcaatACCATAGATTTCTACTAAAATTTATCAAGCTTCCTGACTAAGccgtatttgggtctaaaaaaatttcatttctgaCCACATAGTTTTAATCACTTAAGCATTCAAACTTGCAATGGAAATGACAGCTTTACAGTGTAAATACTGTATGAAAGTTGGCAGAATTACCAAGTTCAAAATGAGtgctttttattggttattaatAAGTAATTGAGAAAAGTCAGTATAGGCATACAAATAATTTCCAAAACAGGAAGTGGGCAGACACTGTGGtgaatttgttaaatataatatctcagcaaataggaAAGGTAGCAGGTTCTATTTTAGTTTGTCAATATTGATAATTTGCATTTCTAATTTGCTTTGTAGAGAGAAACTCTGAATTTTTAATGAAGCATTTTCACTAAAACTTTCTAGGTGTATGTATATAATCAAAGTGTTAACTGCTCCAAGGCCAAATTGATTTTGATGTTCACacagaaaaaacatttattaatctgaaaatttattaaattactttgcataacctctaaaacGTTCAGAacaaatttcaattgtttctttccaggaaaactttatattttatctgttattgtttcTAACCTAACTATTTAAGAGGTTGAAGGCCAACCTGACAGTcaccataaaaaacacaaaataaatctgCTTATCGTTTTACTTCTACAATGATATTAAGTCATAATATGAATCTGCATTTGTTTCACCTAAACagcttaaattttgtaaaattatagatgtttctgtttacattttattgttttactgctCTTTGAATCATGTCTACTAATCATACTACCACATACTTCATAAATTACTTGGTAAATATGAAACTCATGTTACCCTATCTAAACGCATAAAATATGGGCTATTTACAAGCataaattgaaaatttttattatttttttctttctcttaccTAATCTAACATGATAAGCTTCTAGTTTCTAAACTGTAGATGCATCTATAAAAATAAGGAatatacattatgaaaataagaaatataatactgACCTGGATTTTTTTTCTGCTAATAGAAACTTACCCTGCATTATTACACTAATGtacttaactaaatatttttttacttaattaaataatgtaccatAAAACACAGAATAATAGCTAAAAACAGCATACAATATACCATTTAttatcatagtttgtttgttttttttaactttctaagtGAAAGAGTCATAAACAATTATATGCTCACAGATGTGTCTTCAATGGAAATAAAGCTTGAAGTGGAAGCAACATAATTCTCAGTcagaaaacaacatattataatagtttttgatacattaaaaccataactttctattgattataaataatataatattaaatttcacaGACAGAATTACcagcaatttgtgaaagagaagATGTGACTGGAGACAAGAAGGTTCCGATTTACATTTTATGTGTCTGTAACTAActaaaattgaaggctataaaaagtATGCTTTTcctgagtaataacaatattataataagtaacttatgttaaattctgtacttcttaGAGGGttggtaaataaattacaaaagatGGGATACCTAGAGAGAAAATATCACAATTCTTACACTAGGAATTACACcaaggatttttaaaataaaatatcctcaTAAACTTCAAAAGTTAcataagattaatattttatttaactatgtTTTATGCCAAGTATATTTGTATAGAATGGATacaaagtagttcaattaaattttaaatgcaactCTTTTAAAATGTCAAGACATGCACACTTTGAAGTTCCATAGTGAAGGAGACAAATGCCTGGCTTACCTCCTTCTCTGCAAGCATATCACGAAATTGTTTCATTCTGATCTCCAGAGGAACAGCTGCTCTTTCTTTAGCAGCCTCTTTCCCAATGTCAATTCTACCCGTTTTTTTGTTATTCTGGTCCTCAGCAACCTTATTTTCCTGACTTTGTGTCACAGTTGTCTCTGTACTATCAGTTTCAACTCTGAAAATAGTAGTATTATACAAACATATAACTTCTTCCTAGAACTGTCacataaacatgaaacaaaaaacaccacgTTAGTTCCAAAATTCATTTCTATATCCAatcatattaaaactttcatcaatagtcttttatatttcaaacaaaaccaGATTAATGTACCATTTATAGGGTACAGTGTCTTATTTACAAACTTTCAAAAGAGTACAActgaataattaacatttttaaattacaaaactgttaGTGCACATACAGTGTCCACAATTTAATGAAACTTTCTGATTAGAACTTTCACAAAAATagataattcataataatttattttaaaattttgaaagcttTCATAATATGATTATTCAAGTCATAAAACTAAACAAGCTGATGTCAGAAAGACCATCCTTACTCATCACTTTATCATCTTTTTAGATTCTCTTTATCACCTCTTtagatttaaacattttacaaaatgcaCACTTAACCACTCCAGAATGCAGCAGTGTTACTGGTATCTCAAAATTTTTTTCCTAAttcacagtgaaaatatttaccaaaatttacagttttaatctgaatTTGCTATTTTTACATGCTTTTGATTTTGAATctaaaattgaaataagaatGTGTGAGAGTTTGCAGTTTACTTGATATCTGTCAATAtttttaggcctattggttttTACTACTTCACTAGTTTCAAGTATTGAAAaaagaatttaatatatattaaaaagaaagcCTTAATCAAAATGATGCACAAAAAACAGTTACCAAGGCATAAtctataataatatgttttttataGGATATGACTGTGAAAACAGGACAAATACAGAAGCAAAGATGCACAGTCTATTAACCTTAATCTCCATTCACTGTCTCATAggcaaaaagaagaaaaagtaattacaagaataagaaaaaaaaataaaggtaagAGAACAGGCtgtgggtgctcaagctcacaacATTCTACATTATCTTTTATTGCCTGCAGACAGTGatgggaaagtgactgctcttagaagtaaaaaaagtgaaaaacaaataggAGAAAGGTCTTGTCATCAGGAATGGTGAGTAGAAAAAACTTTACTTCCTGAAATTAGCATTCTGGCCCCCAATATGATAGCAGAAGCTCAAATTAATAAGATAATATTAATCAGCAGCAAAGCAcataaattgtgttaaaatacATACAGAGTTGTCTAAACCAGTATGACAGTCatactcataaaaaaaaaaaaaaatctactgtAACTACTAATTTTCAGACCATTGTCTACTTTTTATTAGAGCTTGTATATTCATTGGTGTCAACTGTCAATATACACATGAAAACAGTGCCAAAATATTCTGTTCAACTAaccttactgaaaataaaaaatttgaagcATATGTGTAACTCTTAGTTGTTGctattcatttaatatattttcacattatattttaataaatatattaataattatcataaTCATTAGTTAACgtttgtatcaatattttgaCATTAGCAGTAAATTACTGTCACTTGTAACACATTTTAGGGAACCTGAATAGTTGTGACTTTATAAAACTAACAGCAGCTGAATATGAATAACTACTGTCAGGAAAGAGTATTTCATATAATGGaagaataaaattttcttttattaaaaatatttaaatgaatactATTAGGTGTTTTGTTCAGATCAAAATAATGTGCTTCTAATGCAGTAATTGAAGTATAAACAATTTCTAAGTTACTGGGTAAACAAGTGTAGTGTTAATGAAATTGTTTCAGGATTATTTACACTCATTAAGTCACCAATATAAATTAAAGCAAAATCAGCACcagaattgtattgtttttaaaattaaaatatataacttatctataCACGTATAACACTTAGCTACCACTGGAATACCAATTAGGgtaaaaaatacttataaatacacAACTATTTATTTTGGGGGGTAAAATTTTTCTTAGAGCAATATAGAAAGACTGCAATTCTgttccattaaaaattcataactaAACATAAACTGTTGTGTAGTTTAATCAAATGATTGAACAGCCTGACCTTACCCACAATTACTAAAGTATTCTGCAATAGGCTGATCATTTTTATCATCTAAAAAGTatgtttattataactattatttatatattacttttgtcaaattaaataaaatatattaaaagaggtagatagttgtttgttttaatggagTTGGAAAGAAACCTAAATTTTACAGAAGATTTACACAATTTTGAtacattttctacattttaatgaaattaaattactACCTTTAGACTGGTTAACCAGTTTAATTATTCATACTATTAACTCTATTAATTGTAAATTGTACATGAAATGTCttggaaataaatctaaaattacaACTAGCTTGCTCACTGAGAACAATATTGTTTTCTTGCAGTTTTTGGATCTTATTCTTCAACTGAAAAATCAGTATCTCTAttgaaagtattttaaagttcgttagaaaactttaaatattatatcattaaGCAAATGAAACATGCATTCTCAAATCTacctagaaaaataaaatgtaattttccaAATGTACTTGTTAATACTGTTTTCAAACAACTTCACAAATTCTAACAATTCTGTAGTTGGGTCCTTCTTTTAAGAATTTCACCTATGTTCCTTTTCAGTTTATAAATGacaaataattgtttatgaaAAAGTATCAATAACAACACTATTTTTACATTCACAAAGTAAaaagtatttacttcatctacaCCCAAATAATTTAAGAAACTCTTTTCTAGTGTTTTTAAAAACCAGTGTGTATCATTGTACATCATGCTTGATTTCTCAAAATGAGAGAAGTTAAAAAAACCCAAACTCCATTTTTCCAGATAAAATAGTGTCAGTACTATCCGTACTAATATTTTAGTGACAAGAGTGTAGGGTGGCTGTGGGTAGTACCATGAAACATTGTAAGTGTTAGCATAATAAACTTGAGATGTAGGAATGGGATCAAGAAGCCTAGTACaattgcataaaatttatcatgaaatttaaaaaaccatctattcaattttaaatttaaataatttcttaagcCATTTTCTATCATATcaccaacattttaaattaaaaaaaaacaacctcctCCTTAATGAATGGAGactaattaagaaataaaaatatttttccagttttgttgtctatacattttattctataatttcattatacagaCTAATAAGAATTAGGTTAtatgtttgttgctaagcaacaacataaaagccattgttgcaACAGTCTTACCAAAGTGTACTATCTTTTCACTATAAAAGTTGTtgatctaactgatttttaccaataattattctataaatatgcCACTAACTTATTTCTTAAATGATcgtaattttgattggctcacaaagaaaTTGACCAATGTTTGATTGCCTCAACTGCACTTCCTTGCCTCCtgttggtcaagcttgattttacaaaattcattttGTTCAATTAGCAATTAAAAGTGAGGTTAGGGTATATTAAGGATGGTAGTACTAACTATCATTTCTGACTGCCTATATGCTATGTAAAAGTTTTCCaatctaatttcatatttataactcATTCTAGTTTGACGTCCAGTATACATTGTTTACTAGTGTTACAGGCCACAAATACCAGAACTATTACAGCATTTACTGTCATTGTAAATGCTTTATAATGACAAAGAAAAATGTCATCAATTACAATTtagtgaaaaatgaaaaataaataaattattttcagaggtaaaatgtttttcttcaacCAATAAAGGAGGAATACAACCCCGTTCTTTTCACAAATTCAAAACCAGTATACTTTAAAGTGCATTTCAACTTCTATATGGGTTCTACCCTCCCAATCACACCCTCTAAAAAACATGAATCAGCACcagaattatattgtttttaaaattaaaatatataacttatctataCACGTATAACACTTAGCTACCACTGGAATaccaattacaaaaaaaatacttataaatacacAACTATTTATTTTGGGGGGTAAAATTTTTCTTAGAGCAATATAGAAAGACTGCAATTCTGttccattaaaaattcaaaactaaacgtAAACTGTTGTGTAGTTTAATCAAATGATTGAACAGTCTGACCTTACCCACAATTACTAAAGTATTCTGCAATAGGCTGATCATTTTTATCATCTAAAAagtatgtatattataactattatttatatattacttttgtcaaattaaataaaatatattaaaagaggtagctagttgtttgttttaatgaagtTGGAAAGAAACCTAAATTTTACAGAAGATTTACACAATCTTGAtacattttctacattttaatgaaatgaaataactACCTTTAGACTGGTTAACCAGTTTAATTATTCATACTAT
Proteins encoded in this window:
- the LOC143253601 gene encoding transcription elongation regulator 1-like isoform X2, with product MNFVKSSLTNRRQGSAVEAIKHWSISLVETDSTETTVTQSQENKVAEDQNNKKTGRIDIGKEAAKERAAVPLEIRMKQFRDMLAEKEVSAFSTWEKELHKIVFDPHYLLLTSRERKQVFEKYVKERAEEERREKRNKMKEHKDDFQN